A window of the Desulforapulum autotrophicum HRM2 genome harbors these coding sequences:
- a CDS encoding integrase: MDTDNLKVIPNLTLDDRFNLLLHKKIMNKKGSAKRASKKYYKDQYQKTGIIPGPLLLVEKKVMEGRKCSGRPRSFSEQVRRRFIEMVKESCDPSSQQFIFITHKARTIKNYHHWLEKEFKKKISIHALRHCVYRENLKSYLNKPDFEDDVPVQNSFKPEPVFDLIQMDGCVFRYFKIRNDKGHWQKPQVIEFYDTGSRYMFILDAYFSESSWNSVNLFTKFLLARPFPQKKIRIRPDNAKGFLNLKRPINDLNLKHSTPNGFYMEPDFSRIHAPKDKAHLESSHRSLHNFEIRIIKAFEKRIVKTEPGYIFKKGKQEKITVTLLDINLDELKTSSLMEEYRHEHNCTRHYFSEKGKVNAWVPDKKLTDFFETFTSTLTFCPDQVKEHMKYGFRKTKATVSKQKTIRFENQDYYVTMGADKFSSHKSTPVQISRYNDKLFLFEPREDGIFWGEALARKPFEKPLKVLTILPEKNELDQIIDFLEHNSMVVDRPLLIKNYEKGLSMPMAKQILQHNQKRYTTYIKKMQQPTNIKGAVLFNAFILDCESHYRRIHVAPYAFSGEI, translated from the coding sequence ATGGACACGGATAACCTGAAGGTCATACCTAATCTGACGCTTGATGACCGTTTCAATCTTCTGCTCCATAAAAAGATCATGAACAAAAAAGGCTCAGCCAAACGAGCAAGTAAAAAATATTACAAAGATCAATATCAAAAAACCGGCATTATTCCGGGGCCACTCCTACTTGTGGAAAAGAAAGTCATGGAAGGCCGCAAATGCAGTGGACGTCCCCGCTCTTTCTCCGAACAGGTCCGCAGACGTTTTATAGAAATGGTAAAAGAGTCGTGTGATCCATCAAGCCAACAGTTCATCTTTATTACCCATAAGGCAAGAACCATTAAAAATTATCACCACTGGCTTGAAAAAGAGTTCAAAAAAAAAATCTCCATCCATGCCCTCAGGCACTGTGTCTACCGTGAAAACCTCAAATCATATTTAAACAAACCAGATTTCGAGGACGATGTCCCGGTCCAAAACAGTTTTAAACCAGAGCCGGTGTTTGACCTGATTCAGATGGATGGCTGTGTTTTTAGATATTTTAAGATCAGAAACGACAAGGGTCATTGGCAAAAGCCCCAAGTCATAGAATTTTATGATACGGGCTCTCGTTATATGTTTATCCTGGATGCGTATTTTTCCGAAAGCAGTTGGAACTCCGTGAACCTGTTCACCAAATTTTTACTGGCCAGGCCATTTCCCCAAAAGAAGATTCGTATCCGGCCCGATAATGCCAAGGGTTTTTTGAATCTTAAGCGCCCCATCAACGACTTGAATTTGAAACATTCCACCCCGAACGGGTTTTATATGGAACCTGATTTCTCAAGGATACATGCTCCCAAGGATAAGGCCCACCTGGAATCATCCCACCGCAGCCTTCATAATTTTGAAATCCGAATCATCAAAGCGTTTGAAAAAAGGATCGTAAAGACAGAGCCCGGGTATATCTTCAAAAAAGGAAAACAAGAAAAAATCACCGTTACCCTCCTTGACATAAATTTGGATGAGTTAAAAACAAGCTCACTTATGGAGGAATATCGCCATGAACACAACTGCACACGCCACTATTTCTCTGAAAAAGGAAAAGTCAATGCCTGGGTGCCGGATAAAAAGCTTACAGACTTTTTTGAAACATTTACCAGCACACTGACCTTTTGTCCTGATCAGGTTAAGGAGCACATGAAATATGGATTTAGGAAAACAAAAGCCACGGTATCAAAGCAGAAGACCATCAGATTTGAAAATCAGGATTACTATGTGACCATGGGTGCAGACAAGTTCAGCTCCCATAAAAGTACACCCGTTCAGATATCCAGATACAATGACAAGCTTTTCCTTTTTGAGCCCAGGGAGGATGGTATTTTTTGGGGAGAAGCCCTTGCCCGGAAGCCCTTTGAAAAGCCGTTAAAAGTATTGACCATATTGCCGGAAAAAAATGAACTGGACCAGATCATCGACTTTTTGGAGCACAACAGCATGGTCGTCGATCGACCCCTCCTGATCAAAAATTATGAAAAAGGTCTTTCCATGCCCATGGCAAAGCAAATCCTTCAGCATAACCAGAAAAGATACACCACCTATATAAAAAAGATGCAGCAACCCACGAATATAAAAGGGGCAGTGCTGTTCAATGCTTTTATTCTCGATTGTGAAAGCCATTATCGAAGAATCCATGTGGCACCGTATGCGTTTTCTGGAGAAATATGA
- a CDS encoding ATP-binding protein, whose protein sequence is MKRKEDFINDKRRISYLGATYNRIYRRQSVLIEGDYGVGKTRFLKLLQPKKLHAVWVESLFNIHETLASILKKLNYDTIATYRRTPQYLEMICSLSNCFILIDEANDLDPRVWPYLKRVIDAGVPIVFAGLPKVRTFLTREHPDILSRLKTLILYPIVVEDFIVEYKDIEQEAIEQIYMTTKGDMRKFREICTDCRDRAKELKYTFVDINLALEFLSDLPPQ, encoded by the coding sequence ATGAAACGAAAAGAAGATTTTATAAATGACAAACGCCGCATTTCTTATCTGGGGGCCACATATAACCGAATCTATCGTAGGCAGAGCGTCTTGATCGAGGGTGATTATGGCGTGGGTAAAACCCGTTTCTTGAAATTGCTGCAACCGAAAAAACTTCATGCCGTCTGGGTGGAGTCACTGTTCAACATACATGAAACCCTGGCATCGATTTTAAAGAAGCTAAATTACGACACAATCGCCACCTACCGGCGAACCCCTCAATATTTGGAAATGATATGCAGTCTGTCCAACTGCTTTATTTTAATCGACGAGGCAAACGATCTTGATCCCCGGGTCTGGCCCTACCTCAAAAGGGTTATCGATGCCGGTGTTCCCATTGTATTTGCAGGATTACCAAAGGTGAGGACCTTTTTAACCCGCGAGCATCCAGACATCCTCAGCCGCTTGAAAACGCTTATTCTATACCCGATTGTGGTAGAAGATTTCATTGTCGAGTACAAGGATATTGAACAGGAGGCCATTGAACAGATTTATATGACGACCAAAGGCGATATGAGAAAATTCAGAGAAATTTGTACAGACTGCAGGGACAGAGCAAAGGAGTTGAAATACACCTTTGTTGACATCAATCTTGCCTTGGAATTTCTCTCTGATCTTCCTCCTCAATAA
- a CDS encoding sensor signal transduction histidinekinase (PAS/PAC domain-containing protein): MDSQKAKEIIKQTQAYARTILNSLSAHIAIIDENGRILETNQAWNEFARSNQIKLRPSSPDINYLDICESARGNSAKNAAVVARGIRQVINGEIHEFSIDYPCHLIRCKYSNAFYLPCFYKKGLNNIYNQLLA; the protein is encoded by the coding sequence ATGGATTCCCAAAAAGCCAAAGAGATCATCAAGCAGACCCAGGCCTATGCCAGGACGATTCTCAACTCCCTGTCGGCCCATATCGCCATCATTGATGAAAACGGCAGGATCCTCGAGACCAACCAGGCCTGGAACGAATTTGCCCGGTCAAACCAGATCAAGCTCCGGCCGAGTTCCCCGGACATCAACTACCTGGACATCTGCGAAAGTGCCCGGGGGAATTCGGCAAAAAATGCAGCTGTGGTGGCCCGGGGCATCCGGCAGGTGATCAACGGCGAGATCCACGAATTTTCCATTGATTATCCCTGTCATTTGATAAGATGCAAATACTCTAACGCTTTTTATCTGCCCTGTTTTTATAAAAAAGGCCTCAATAACATTTATAATCAGCTACTTGCATAG
- a CDS encoding SlyX family protein, translating into MSEQRLVDIEIKIAFQEKSIKDLNDVIYEQQREIDRLRGICDLLVSRVKDLSDFIPGSDAPANEKPPHY; encoded by the coding sequence ATGAGTGAACAACGTCTGGTGGACATTGAAATTAAAATTGCATTTCAGGAAAAAAGTATTAAAGACCTGAATGATGTGATTTACGAACAACAGCGGGAAATAGACAGGCTCAGGGGAATCTGTGACCTTTTGGTGAGTCGGGTGAAAGACCTCTCGGATTTCATCCCGGGAAGCGATGCGCCGGCAAATGAAAAGCCGCCCCACTATTAA
- a CDS encoding DMT family transporter, with protein sequence MSPLVMLTVLIAALLHASWNFLIKQEQDKHISMTAVVLGHVPFGLAAFIFSPLPQIESLPYVVIGALLHTGYQLFLLYSYRIGDLSQVYPLARGVAPLVVTGVSVAFLGVTLGRMAMVSIVIICTGIMSLVLVRRSNGLRNHRAAILSIVTGGFIAAYSLMDGMGARVAETSLGFYGSLSLLNTLFFTSVMHLIRPGVVKDVFCNHHRLAVAGGGASFSAYALVIWAFTIAPIPMVTALRETSIVFALLLGVIVLKERLDLVKVVATLATIVGAGLMRFNF encoded by the coding sequence ATGTCTCCCCTTGTCATGTTGACTGTCTTGATTGCAGCCCTGCTCCACGCCTCATGGAATTTTCTAATCAAACAGGAACAGGACAAGCATATCAGCATGACCGCAGTGGTCCTGGGCCATGTGCCTTTCGGCCTTGCAGCCTTTATCTTCTCCCCGTTGCCCCAAATTGAATCCCTGCCCTACGTGGTCATTGGCGCTTTGTTGCATACGGGGTATCAGCTGTTTCTGCTCTATTCCTATCGTATTGGTGATCTAAGCCAGGTGTATCCCCTGGCACGGGGCGTAGCCCCTCTGGTTGTAACGGGTGTCTCAGTTGCATTCCTTGGCGTAACCCTGGGCCGGATGGCGATGGTTTCCATCGTGATCATCTGCACCGGAATCATGAGCCTGGTCCTGGTCCGGCGAAGCAATGGTTTAAGAAATCATCGGGCGGCAATACTGTCAATTGTAACCGGTGGGTTTATTGCGGCCTATTCCCTGATGGACGGTATGGGGGCCCGGGTTGCTGAAACCTCTTTGGGGTTTTACGGGAGTCTCTCCCTTTTGAATACCTTGTTTTTCACCTCGGTCATGCACCTTATCCGACCGGGTGTTGTCAAGGACGTTTTTTGTAATCATCACAGGTTGGCTGTGGCTGGTGGTGGTGCCTCGTTCTCGGCGTATGCCCTGGTCATCTGGGCCTTTACCATTGCGCCCATACCAATGGTGACGGCTTTGAGAGAGACAAGCATTGTCTTTGCACTTTTACTGGGTGTGATTGTACTCAAGGAGCGGCTTGATTTAGTCAAAGTCGTGGCGACCCTGGCTACGATTGTCGGTGCCGGTCTGATGCGCTTTAATTTTTGA
- a CDS encoding amino acid ABC transporter ATP-binding protein has translation MKPESMIEIINLNKWFGNFHVLKNINMRVDKGEIIVICGPSGSGKSTLIRCINRIEYHQKGKIVVAGTPLTNRMKNISMVRREVGMVFQDFDLFPHLTILENLILAPTWILKLPRKTAMATAMALLERVRISDQAQKMPGQLSGGQQQRAAIARALCMNPKVMLFDEPTSALDPEMVKEVLDVIQDLAQDGMTMICVTHEMGFARQVANRIIFMDEGEIVEENDPDNFFSHPRWDRTQKFLSQIL, from the coding sequence ATGAAGCCTGAATCCATGATTGAAATTATCAACTTAAATAAATGGTTTGGCAATTTCCATGTGCTTAAAAACATAAACATGCGTGTGGACAAGGGCGAGATTATTGTGATCTGCGGCCCTTCAGGATCGGGAAAATCAACCCTTATCCGCTGTATCAACAGAATTGAATACCATCAAAAGGGTAAAATTGTTGTTGCCGGCACCCCATTGACAAACCGGATGAAGAATATTTCCATGGTGCGCAGGGAGGTTGGGATGGTGTTTCAGGACTTTGATCTTTTTCCCCACCTGACCATTCTGGAAAATCTCATCCTGGCCCCCACCTGGATTTTAAAACTACCCAGGAAAACGGCCATGGCAACGGCCATGGCATTACTTGAACGGGTGAGAATCTCAGACCAGGCCCAGAAAATGCCGGGTCAGCTTTCCGGGGGCCAGCAGCAGCGGGCAGCCATTGCAAGGGCCCTGTGCATGAACCCCAAGGTCATGCTCTTTGACGAACCCACATCGGCCCTGGACCCGGAAATGGTAAAAGAGGTGCTGGATGTGATTCAGGATCTTGCCCAGGATGGCATGACCATGATCTGTGTGACCCATGAAATGGGGTTTGCACGGCAGGTGGCCAACCGAATCATATTCATGGACGAGGGTGAAATCGTGGAGGAAAATGATCCGGATAATTTTTTTTCCCACCCCAGGTGGGACCGCACCCAGAAATTTTTAAGCCAGATTCTTTGA
- a CDS encoding amino acid ABC transporter permease, with translation MTALLDKHELDRPEPDVHDGLLVFKPSPALPAPLESVGVIGWLKQNLFSSPLNAMLTLAALALLWKIFPPLISWAILDANFSLSALPQGADPGTIERTGACWTFIFVKFRVLMTGLYPEQLLWRPVMAFVIFAAVCAVTALRLLGVRMIMGMWLFLPLPLYFLINGGMGLTVVDQSLWGGLMLSTGLAAIGIIMSIPLGILLALGRRSEWVVIRSLSIGMIESIRGVPLITILFMASVMLPIFLPREMNINNLLRVQIGIILFSAAYIAEVVRGGLQAIPQGQIEAATSLGLPGWVVTAFVVLPQALRHVVPSLIGRCVALFKDTSLVIIVGLLDFLGMIKASAQDPDWLGYDAEAYVFCALVYWIICFSMSRYGRSIEHRNKW, from the coding sequence AGCCCGGCCCTTCCGGCTCCTTTGGAGTCTGTGGGCGTCATTGGCTGGCTCAAACAGAACCTTTTCAGCAGTCCGCTCAACGCCATGCTCACCCTTGCAGCCCTTGCCCTCCTGTGGAAAATTTTTCCACCCCTGATTTCCTGGGCAATCCTTGATGCTAACTTTAGCCTGTCAGCACTGCCCCAAGGTGCAGATCCGGGTACCATTGAACGAACAGGTGCTTGCTGGACATTTATTTTTGTCAAATTCCGGGTGCTCATGACCGGTCTTTACCCTGAACAGCTGTTGTGGCGACCGGTTATGGCCTTTGTCATTTTTGCTGCGGTGTGCGCCGTGACGGCCCTCCGGTTGCTGGGGGTAAGGATGATAATGGGAATGTGGTTGTTTTTGCCCCTGCCCCTCTATTTCCTGATCAATGGGGGAATGGGGTTAACGGTGGTGGACCAGTCCCTGTGGGGTGGCCTCATGCTGAGTACAGGGCTTGCCGCCATCGGGATCATCATGTCTATTCCATTGGGTATCCTGCTGGCCCTGGGCAGGCGGTCGGAATGGGTGGTGATCAGATCCCTGTCCATTGGCATGATCGAATCCATACGGGGGGTTCCTCTGATTACGATTTTATTCATGGCCTCGGTCATGCTGCCTATTTTTCTTCCCAGGGAGATGAATATCAACAACCTTCTGAGGGTGCAGATCGGTATCATACTGTTTTCTGCAGCCTATATTGCCGAGGTGGTCAGGGGGGGGCTTCAGGCCATTCCCCAAGGCCAGATTGAGGCGGCAACCTCCCTGGGGCTGCCAGGCTGGGTGGTCACGGCCTTTGTGGTGCTGCCCCAGGCCCTTCGTCATGTGGTTCCCTCTCTTATTGGCCGTTGTGTGGCCCTGTTCAAGGATACCTCCCTTGTGATTATTGTGGGGCTGCTTGATTTTCTTGGAATGATCAAAGCCTCTGCCCAGGACCCTGACTGGTTGGGCTATGATGCCGAAGCCTATGTGTTTTGCGCCCTGGTTTACTGGATCATCTGTTTTTCCATGAGCCGGTATGGTCGATCCATTGAGCATCGAAACAAATGGTAG